The sequence ATGAGAATGCGTCTGGTTTTTACATGGTTTAGTTTGATCCGGTTATCTATTCGGTTTATACTGATTGATCACTTGGACATTTCgaccttttttttcctttggtcAAAGACATTTCGACCGTTTAAAATTTGGATATTATGTAAGAGAATCGACACAGAATGTAACCATTGAAGAGTCGAAAAATTACACAAGGAACTTAAACCACACTCTCTACCAAAATGTGAAATTTTTTGTAGTATGTAGTTTTCAGTTTCAAATGTGAAATTTTTTAATTGTCTATTACTAATAAATGTACACTAGTACACTACACTATcaaattttacattatttagGCTAGATAAATTCACATTTTATATTCTCCGAAATTTCagaatattaacttttttttaaatcctaaaaatgATCGATTAAATCATTGAATCCCAGTGAAGGAGACTCGACCAAATCCAAGATGACCAATCTGATACAACTCTAACCACACTCTCTCTGCTTCAACTCTTGCACTTGTTCTCGACTCTTCACTCCCACTAACCGACGCCGTTTTCTCCTCCTCATCCTTCGTTAAACTTCCATCTCTCTCCACCACAAACCggtgatcatcatcatcatctccgcCGCTACCACCACCGCATTTCTCATCTTCCACGGCCGTCTCAAACTTACGGTTATTGTAATGATGAAACCCGTCTTCACTGTTGATTTTACCGCGGCGTTGTCTCTTGTGCAGCCTCCGTTTGTTCTGTTTCTTCCGTCTGCCTCCGAGACATCGCCGTCCTATCATCCAAGGGACCTTGACGAAAGTCAGAGTAAGAAAGTTTATGATGGCACATGGACAGCAACAGAGCGCTACACAATCAGCAATAGCCGCAGCCGCCCACGACCTGCCTGAGCATTTAACTTGGACGCCGTGAGTATGGTGGTTGTAATGCCGTCGTCGACGGTTGTCTTCGGCGACGGAGTCGTTTTGATTGTGGGTCCCGACATCGGGACTACGTGAAACTCGATGCAGGTTTTCCTCCATCAAAACTAAACCCTGCCTGCTAGAAAAAATAGAGAAACAATATGAGCTTTTGTTACCCTATATATACGTTACATATATCAATACtagatatattaatatatataaatgtatggaTTTATAGATCAAAGTTTGAGAAAGGTTTTGCTTTAATAGTGAAAAATGAAGGAAACAGAGAGGTGTAGGAAACTACAACTTGAGATTTTCCATGCACTTTCACATAAAGACAGTTCGAAGTTTAGATTCAAAAGTTCCTCACGCTCTCTTATAGCGCATGTATACCACGGCAGGGAGATAGATGCTTTAGTACTAATTTGATTCCTCTTGTCAAATTTTGTCAAACATTtacataagaaaagaaaaagttttgagTACTTTGGACTAAGGCCATCTCCATTGCTAGGTTTTAAAGGGTTTTTTTTGAcctattaataatataaatataaagaaaaaataggaGAGATGATGATGAGTTCTCAAATGGACTTTCAAACACCCTCGTAAGGCATCTCTTGTTTGCATTAGTATGCAGAATATGTTGTTGAAATTCGAATATTAtgtttattgtttagtagttatggatcaaattatatatatatatatattccttgtTCCGAAATTGAAGGGGAAATCTTATTTAGAAACAAATTAGTAAATTATgcaaatatttctatttttttttccaaagatTGTTAGGGAAAAAGATTttcaattcaaaaatattagattttaataagatagataatgattattaattatttggaCATATGGAAGTGAGTGGAATATTTCAATATAATAAAGTGGTTACAAATATGCTACAAACACCACCGTGAAATTAAGTGAACTGAAATTGTTCAACTCGTGTGAGAATCATTGTTAatttttcttagtttaattacttatataatttgatgttcGTGCAGGTTATGTAAGCTAAGGATGAGATTTATATAATAAGCAATGTTAGGGTGTCGATATTGCAGAGGAATTATTTATGtttgttcatttatttaaaaatatgtagtttgtttgagtttattaataatatgtttcttttttttgtggttagtttgagttattttaagaaaacaatGAATAAGTGGAAAAGAcaatcatttttaatgtaaaactaaTTTAATTCTCAATGGCATTTGACTGTAAATATTATGTAACTTTTAGGGTTATTCTATAagtgtacttctgttttaataaagtagatgttttgtgttttgagattataatctgttttctctctttttatcaGGGTGGGACCTTGTTTTATTGTCCTTTTCACTTGTATAAGGTGAAAGTGCAAACTGGTGggtaaattttagaaaatgaaatttGCATGTTCATACGCTATACTGATGTCCACACACACATGGCCATATATATGCTCCGCGTTAATGGTTTATCAGCTAAATTTCGATATATGAACACTTTcttaagaaaacaaagaaaattcaAACATGCAACCTAAAAGAAGTCCATCTAGTTAATAATATGATCATGCTTTAAAGTAAATATAGCTCTACAAAAGTAATTATTAACGATGAACACAGTAGCTAATTAACAGCATGTCATAATTAACTAATtggaaagggggggggggggggggggcgatTGGACCCTACAAAAGTAACCCTAATCGAGAACGATGAGTCATGAGATTAATGTAAAGATTGTTAGTGATGCATGGATTACCTTGGAGTATTCCTTAACTCGCTTTCTTTTcgcataatatatataattatgtgcGCATATACATAAGAGAACAACGGTAATACATTTTCATTTGATGTGTTGTCTATTGTAATAATCTTAAGAGGTAAGCTTTGGTTTGGTATGATGGATATGGTGAAGAAAATATAAGGAGATTAgaacccccaaaaaaaaaagaaggagaagCAGAACAGAAGAGAGGATGAAGAAAAATGATTTGACCTAGCAAATGCTccatatatacatgtatttatataccgttctctctctatatatatacatgtatcgCTTTCATATACCTACACACATGTACACGTGTAAAGAAAGAATTAAACTCGAATATGTTTCACGGTATACCTCACAAAGAACTATAAATGAATATAATAAGCTAGTAGATACGTATGTAaaaatgcattttattttagtaCAAGGTTCGACCAAAACAAATAGTAGTATAAGTTTTTGTATATGTACGATTAGGTTTTCTATCAATTTTGGGCAGGAATCGGCATATCGGATTGATGATCCAGGTTTTTGTTTAAGTTAAACTGAATTAGAAAAATTATTAGCATATCGTTTTACTATGCTAACATGAATATCCGTTTACTATTTAATGCTTAAGCTAACCAAATTCGTATTACTAAATTACTCGTTATTACTTAGTATTAGCTTTGATTATTTATTACGCGAGAAATATACTAtcactaggataagacccgcgccttgcgcgggattaagttattatttttattatattttggtgaatgaaacaatagtttggcttcatttggattacgggtgttcaatccggatatcgggttggtttcggttcggttcggttttttcgatatttggttagtaaaatataactactatactaaatccatatttactttgactttagtccttcacatacttttgaaagatttcaactggacgactaaattgatcagccaatcttgttgctttaaatcattagtgtttatatatatatatatatatatattatttagtttgaatatttattaaataaaaattcatatgcgttatattttatgatcatttgtaacttattataacaaaaaaataatctattgatcacaaaattttcatagtgggaatattcaaatttctaataatatatagacgttttgaaaaattcaaatataacatataagaaaaaatataaatgtttttattatatatttaatgcgattttttaatatctttcaataatataaaattaaaaaaaaagaactaagataccaaaattgttatcaaatatttattattcataataattaattttcatatatacgttaatcatattaggtaatttcgtagattctaattaaggaaagtgcaaaaacaattttggtagattatttatcaattcgatagttagtttaataaaaaatataatgtaagtcaagatggaccaacctatttttttaagaatattatattttatatagtcatttattaaatgaaaatttataatcatacagttctatgatcattcatatcattttataactgaatatttaaatcatcgataacaaaattttcaatgtgaaatctttaataagtttataatttataaatgtttttgaaaattcattgaaagttttaatattaaaatatttatgtaatcttatggtatatagtataatctatatatatatataaatatatatgttttattattaaatgatatttttactcatatggttttaaaataatgtgtatcttcttataatattaaataaaagttcatattaatacaattttatgatcatttgtaacttattatgacaaaaaaaaaatctattgatcacaaaattttcagagtgtggatcttcaaatttctaataatttatagacgttttgaaaaattcaaaatataacatataagaaaatttataaatgtttttattatatatttaatgtgatttttaaatatattttaataatataaaattaaaaaagaactaagatacaaaaattgttatcaaatatttattattcattataattaattttcacatatatgttaatcatattaggtaatttcgtagcttttatttaaggaaagtgcaaaacattttttggtacgttatttatcaattcga is a genomic window of Brassica napus cultivar Da-Ae chromosome A2, Da-Ae, whole genome shotgun sequence containing:
- the LOC106364620 gene encoding uncharacterized protein LOC106364620 isoform X1; amino-acid sequence: MRKESELRNTPSRQGLVLMEENLHRVSRSPDVGTHNQNDSVAEDNRRRRHYNHHTHGVQVKCSGRSWAAAAIADCVALCCCPCAIINFLTLTFVKVPWMIGRRCLGGRRKKQNKRRLHKRQRRGKINSEDGFHHYNNRKFETAVEDEKCGGGSGGDDDDDHRFVVERDGSLTKDEEEKTASVSGSEESRTSARVEAERVWLELYQIGHLGFGRVSFTGIQ
- the LOC106364620 gene encoding uncharacterized protein LOC106364620 isoform X2, whose product is MRKESELRNTPRQGLVLMEENLHRVSRSPDVGTHNQNDSVAEDNRRRRHYNHHTHGVQVKCSGRSWAAAAIADCVALCCCPCAIINFLTLTFVKVPWMIGRRCLGGRRKKQNKRRLHKRQRRGKINSEDGFHHYNNRKFETAVEDEKCGGGSGGDDDDDHRFVVERDGSLTKDEEEKTASVSGSEESRTSARVEAERVWLELYQIGHLGFGRVSFTGIQ